DNA sequence from the Vicia villosa cultivar HV-30 ecotype Madison, WI linkage group LG3, Vvil1.0, whole genome shotgun sequence genome:
GAAAGTTGTTCTGAGGGAAATACAGGAGGACGGCTTATTGCTCAGATATGATGTTGTGTCCACTCAGCAGGGAAAACTACAATCCAACTGGAAAGGGTCATACCGCATATGTCAGAAGCTACCTCACTAGGCCTACAAACTTGAAGAAATAGATAGACGACTCATTCCCAGAATATGGAACTTTGTTAACTTGAGATATTACTATAGCAAATTATTTTACAATTATGTGTAAAGGAGAAAGGCGATTGACCTACCAGTGTATGAATCTCTTTGAAAAACTTTATTGTTATTGACATCATGTTATTATGTTCCTTAGTCAACATAAATGTTGGATTTCCACAAAAAGATCATTGTCGTCCATAAAAGACAATCTAAATGATGGACTTCCACGGGAAGATCCTAGTCACCCtcaaaatacaatttaaatgTTGGACTTCCACGAGAAGATTTTTGTCGCcctaaaaaatcaatataaatattGGTCTTCCACTGGAAGATCCTTGTTGCCCCTTAAGGGGTAATATTAATGTTGGGCTTCCCTCAAAAGATCCTTGCCGCCATTAAAGGCATTATAAATACTAAATTTCCATGAGAATATCCCCCGAAAATGTAAACCAACAACACAAAGTCTCGCGTGAGGTTATCAACTTAAAGTCTCGCTTaagggactcaacttaaagtaTCACCTGAGAGACTCAACTTGAAGTCTCGcctgagggactcaacttaaagtctttTCCAAtggactcaacttaaagtctctcTTGAAAGGCTTAACTAAAACTCACGCTTGAGGGGTTCAACTTAAAGTCTCGCCAGAGGGACTCAGCTTAGAGTCTCTCTTTAGGGACTCAACTAAGATTCTGTCATGAATGACTCAACTTAAAATCTTGTCCAAAGACTCATATTAGAGTCTCGCATGAGGGAGTCGACATAAAGTCTCGTTAAAACAACTCTAAAGTAAGGAAAACGAACTAAACCACTTTGTTGTTTATAAATACATTGTGCTTAATATCACATTCTCCTAAATAATAGAAAATTGACGGCCTACTTCCCATAATATTCTTGAGATCAGTTATCACTCTCTCGAAGCTTAGGGTTCAAGCTTAAGAATTTCTTATAAATCAATTCATTACTAAAAAATACCACACACAAAACTCCTCCCATCTTTGTGTGAATTTACGCTAACACCGTAAGTAACTCTAAAACCACTAACAACTTTTAACTCAAGGTAAATAATCTAAAAAtttaattgttcatttgaacAAAACGTTagacttatattttatttttagatacattgaataaataatgtatcgatacattatttattcaatggagaatttttcttataaatgagacGAGAGAGTattttcatatatcatatatttatattCCTCTTATCAAACCATATATCAaaataactatttaatataaaaatcataaatacCTTATATTTTAAGCCATGGGGCACAAGTATagagtatttatttatttaaaaataaaaaatagttggatttgtttgtttgtatgtgcaAAGGTAGCGTTGACCAACAAATATAGGCATCATATAGGAAGAACACATGAGGTAGGGAATGCAAAATGACAGCAGTAGAAGCACAAAGTAGAGGAGGACAGAGATGGTCTCTCACAGGAATGACAGCTCTTGTAACCGGCGGCACTCGTGGCATCgggttttcatctttctctttctctctagaTCCtcgttttgttttatttaatcatTACATCTTCAACTCTGCATCATGCTTCCTATTTGTTTATTCAGAtctatctttctttttcttttcttttttttgcttccAACGGTTTTTCATCTATGTTGTTGTGCTTGATATGGGTTTGGTAACTATACCTgcgaatattaaataaaataaaagtacaaTTAAGCTAATATATACAATTTAAAATATATCTTTAATTATTCCATTGCTCTACTAAAGTGATTTTTAATGTGATGACTGTCACATATGAATATTTTGTAGATTCTATCATTTGAAacttaattatatattttctgGTCCTTCCATTAATTTGGAACTTTGTTTAGACATGCCATAGTGAATGATCTAGCTGCATTTGGTGCTACTGTCTACACTTGTTCAAGAACTGAATCAGAGCTCAACAAGTGCTTACAACAATGGCAAACTCAAGGCTTTTCAGTCACAGGTTCGGTCTGTGATGTAAGCTCTCGACCACAGAGAGAGAGCCTTGTTCAACAAGTTTCCTCTACATTCAATGGCAAGCTCAACATCTTTGTAAGAACTCAAATTTGAATTTCTCAACATCTGTGATGTTTGCTTTTGTATCATGTTGTCATGAATCATACATATGTGCATGATTTTACGCTTTAGGTGAATAACGTTGGAACAAACTTTCGAAAGCCAACTATCGAATACACTGCTGAAGATTATTCAGAGCTGATGACAGTTAATTTTGACTCATCATTCCATCTATGCCAACTCGCATATCCTCTTCTAAAAGAATCTGGAAATGGAAGCATTGTGTTCATTTCATCTGTTGCAGGTGTTGTGAGCTTAGGTACTGGATCTGTCTATGCAGCAAGTAAAGGTGAGTGAGTTCTTCACTCATCATCAATTCTTtcatttcatattaaaaaatGTTAACTTCAAGCGACAATTATGTTTCGTCGATTGAATTTTCAGCTGCGATTAATCAGCTTACGAAAAATCTGGCTTGTGAATGGGCACAAGACAACATAAGGAGCAATTGCGTTGTACCGTGGGCGACCAGGACTCCACTTGTTGAACATGTAATTTTCTTGCTCCCTATAAAGATAGTGTTTGTGTATTGTTTGTGCATAAAGATGTGTTTGATCCAACTTTTTTTTGTTACACTATTTTGTAGCTATTTAAAAACCagaagtttgtggatgatattatGGCTAGAACTCCTCTTAAGCGGATTGCAGAACCGGAAGAAGTGTCGTCTTTGGTGAATTTCCTTTGTTTGCCTGCTGCTTCTTACATCACTGGTCAAGTTATTTGTGTTGATGGAGGGT
Encoded proteins:
- the LOC131661895 gene encoding tropinone reductase homolog At5g06060-like translates to MTAVEAQSRGGQRWSLTGMTALVTGGTRGIGHAIVNDLAAFGATVYTCSRTESELNKCLQQWQTQGFSVTGSVCDVSSRPQRESLVQQVSSTFNGKLNIFVNNVGTNFRKPTIEYTAEDYSELMTVNFDSSFHLCQLAYPLLKESGNGSIVFISSVAGVVSLGTGSVYAASKAAINQLTKNLACEWAQDNIRSNCVVPWATRTPLVEHLFKNQKFVDDIMARTPLKRIAEPEEVSSLVNFLCLPAASYITGQVICVDGGLTVFGFQPSMRIT